The Euwallacea similis isolate ESF13 chromosome 36, ESF131.1, whole genome shotgun sequence region TTTGATATAGTTGGTAAGTTCTTTCGCAATAGTGAATTTCACCTAAAAATCAATATCCCGGGATACGTCTGAAATTACAACAAAACagttcttaaaataatttattttcataacaaaaTTGCCAATATATTTATGCAGTGACGTAATGGCCCAAACAAAATGATcaaagaacaataaaaatggctatcttaacaaaaaatttcacttcatTGACTCGATGGAACAGCAAAATAAGCCTAAAGATATCCAACAACGAGTTGTACGTATTGTGTTGAACTCTCTGTACCTATAATcgatgttttttctttaaccaTTTATATTTTGAAGCAACAAAAATCGTAATCCCACAACATTCCAACGTATGACTTGGAAAAATCAGTGACAATTTGACCTAGAATGGAATTATCTCAACagtttcaaaaaaacattgagTCTTATATGAAGCATTTGAAATCATTCGGTTTATCCAAATACTTGCATTTATATTACATCtaatcaatattaaatattttatttaattctgaaaGATTCCTGTCCTTAATTAAAGGCCTTAAGTCGGAGCGATCCATCAAGGAAAGGCACATTTGTAGCATTGACCAAATTGTGTCGGACATTTGGGACGTAGCTCCCGTGTTCAGCACATCTTTTCCTCGAGCTTGTTGGTTTAGAgctgttaaaaaatgttcggCTGCTTCTCTGAAAATAATTAGCATACTTATTTAAGCAGACAGTTCCTTATGATAATAAGAGCtgtttaaaaactatttttaaggagaaattaCGAATGTTTTTGAGGATCGTTCttcctaaaatttttcagTAGCAAAAAGGAAAAGTTGATTATATTGATAGTGTCAAATGTGATAAGTAGTACCGGGTAGTCCAAATTTCAGGTTCACCAGAGCAATCTCGGAATATCAGGCGTGACTGCTTACCTGTAAGCCCTCAAATTAATACATGTAATGCCGACGTTGTATCTAGCTCTAATAAATCCTGGCGAAAGATTAAGAGCCATATGGTACGCTTCTACTGCTTCGCCCGATTTGGACCCATTTGCCAACGTTGCTCCTAAACGATTCCACAATCTGGCGTCCTAAAAATTACTCATATATTACTTTCAATTCTCTGATAAAAATGTCACGATTACTTACGTCCGGTTTCGCAGACAAAGCAGCCCTAAAACAATCAGCCCCTTTCTCGTACTCGCCGGTAAGATTGCACAAAACTCCTAAACCCGATTGTACTTCGTAATCCAAATTTTGCGGATTTCTCTGTGCTGCTTTAAGGAACAAATCCTGAACAATCTTTTGATTGGCTCTGAAACATGGATAATTATCATGACAATAATTGCAGATTCCAATATAAATCTTTTCCTATACTACTCCAATTCGTTAGAAGTATTAATTTTACGATTAGCATAAAATCCTGATAATGTTGTCTATTAATAGACAAAGAAAatgatgaattaaatttaatcacaGGCGTGTACTGAACTTGGGAGAGTTGcaaaaaaagcagaaaaagaCAACCCTGCACCAACATTCACTTACACATCTAAGAAGCTTGTAACTTGCCGAGATAGATTTAGGTCTGATGGCACTAAATCGGCGTATTTGGAGTTGTTCTTCAACCAGCTAACCAACATATGCGAAGCCTGATTATAATAGCTTTCGTTGGTGTAGCAGATAGCTGCCGCCATCAGTGCCGTTAAATTGGTCGGGTCTAATTCCAGACATTTTGTGAGAGCGGCAATCGCACTGGGGTCCTATTAGAATTACTGTTATCGAACACTCATATTTATGAGCAAGACATTTTCAACTTGAgtgaaaaattgcattaattgAGACAAACCTGTTCATTTTCTGCTTGTGTAGTTCCTAGCAACAACCATCCTTCGATGTTCTTTGAATTTTGCGTCACTGCAGCTTCGAAGCATAAAACGGCACTTGGAAGATCGCCTTCGGTTAATAACTGTTTGCCCCGTTCTAGGGGATTTGGCAGTTCTAACATgggattttcttttgaaaattcataCTCCTAAAGCGGGAACAGCAAAATACATTATAATTAACACTAACTTACTAGAGATATGAAGCATATaacatatttgttttattaaaaaagcgGATTTCACTTCTTTTATAAGGAGAGCTACCCTTGCTTTCGTTTGTTGGTAAGTAAATGAACATTTCCGTCAGTAAACCCccatttgctttaattttaatagggttattttaaagttgaaagCACAATTTACAAATAACATTACACATATACAACTACACGGCGTCTCAGAAAAATATCACAATTCCCCACATTAATATAGGGCGATTTAACTCATTTTATGTCTATACAATGAAATCGCTTTGCTTCTTGGTAGACCCGATCTCTACCACTACCAGGTAGAAGGCTCTAACCTagtactattttgatcaaattcgATGCACTGGGTGAAGAATGCTGCAATTATATGGTACTTTGCATGTTTTCTGCCTGCCGggtatgaaaaaaaaattaacacgtATGAATTTAATCgtaattttcctattttagcTTACAGTCactatttttacatttttttaaatctttttcttcaattgtcaattttcaaaaacaaaaacttcatCTTCAAATTTCGAACACTTCTAGAGCAGTTCAGATTTTTACAAACTATAATCGAGTGTCCAATGATATTGCAACTACCCATGATTTCTTTTAGATGTTTTGAATCAATTTATGCTGCTAATTTCCTCTTAGGTATAGAGTGGGTCAAATTTAACACCCATTTTTACAGACcacttttaaaagaaaattcctattttcAATATGAGATAAGAGAAGACCGACGTGGCCTGAAGATTCATTTTTATGCTAAACTTGATGAAAACCACATTTTTATATCCACCACAGCTTCATaattacagggtgtttttggaacaaattttctttttaaaatttggacgAGTTAAGCTGTACTAGGTTTCAAAATTCTAGCAGTAGGATCAACGTCAAAGTTACCTTGTAAGGagtattgtaaaaataattaaaatcttccAGCCAAGGATGAGACGTATTTTCGTCACTAGCCATTCCCTTTTCGATCTCTTTTTGAAGCTGGTCCCAGAAAGATGGTTTGATTTCTTCCCCTgaagcaaaagaaaatataacgTTTGCTTTGCTCAACTCTGttctgtttttgaaatattgagaGGTTTGAGATGTGGTCAAGAAATAAAAGACGAGAAAGCAACGTACTACTAGAGTGATCAATCTTGTGCAGATTGATTAGCAGACTTTAGATTTTTCTATCTTTCTCTATCTGCACTCTGCTGAATTCAATCATTAGGACCATTGCACTACAGACTTCCATTCGGTCAACAGTTTAATTGGTTGCTTAAttgcatacagggtgttcctatGAAAACTTTCCTTCacgattatttttaattataaaaatatcgtaaaaagCCAAGACatatcaattttgttttcaaagagGAACACACTAAATACCCTCAAAAACTGAACGTTTAGGTGGAATTATTGGTGACCAGGTAATCGAATTGCTTTTTCTTTTGGAAACTCACATCTACCCGATGATTGTGGAGGCCATCAAAAATGGTGAAAACATATTAGAAAATGAACTATGGTATCTACAGAATGGGGCATCTCCACATTTTACAACAACAGTACGCTAATTTCCAGATGAAAATTTCTCCAATCACTGGATAGGTCGTGGAGGATCCACTTAGTGGCCACCCAGGTCACCTGATTTAACAcccctcgattttttttgtgaagacacttaaaataaaaacattatctAACCTAACCGGATTCCCTGGAACAATTAAGAAAACGGATAGTTGAAAAGTGTCGCCTACTCACCCCTGAAGTTCCTAGAAATGTTCGAATGAATAGAGCaacgtttattttattacatgaaGGTGgagggaaattattttgaacatttaatgaCGTAATTTTATCTAATTGTTTGAATAGGTAGTTtgggaataatttttttcagaactGGTggtcaaaaatgaaaaaaaatgggtattatgttaaaaaaaaactttattacctttaaaatgaggggCCACTCGGCTTATGGTCCCATTTGAACTTCTAAAGTTGATTGCACTCTCATGAAAGGggttatttcaataaatttaaatcctgCGCTATTATATGTCCTCGAAAACAGAATTGAGGTGTCTTGGCGTCTTacgatatttttgcaattatccAAAATAATCACGGTAGAAAGTTTCgttggaacaccttgtatacacCAATTCTAAGTCATCCGATAAAAACGATCGAATGGTTGCACACATTCGACAATGCAGCTCGATGTTACTAAACTATCGACCAACAGTCAATTCTATGGTTTGGAGTCTGCTTAAGGCACCCCTTAAGCATTAAgagattattttttccaaaaatagttaaacaaatttaggaaGAAATGACTTTTGCGAGAAACTCCGTACATCTAGAACTTTCACATCCTTTTCAGGTGTAAATTACATTTGGGGCGTATGAAATTCAACTTCCACTAAGTGTTCTATAGTGCGGTACTTACCTTCATTTTTTGCATAGGAATTTGCCCATATTTCATCTAAAGGGGTCGTCTCagcattttgtaaaaattcatCTGACCAGGCTTGAGCTTCGTCCTGAGTCAACTTTCCATCATTCAGATTGATGTCTGTTTGTTCATCTCTCATAAACTTCATAAACTGAAGATATAAGTTAATTGCAATGTATACGTatggcaataaaataaatatcgaaTAAGGCTTCCCCAAATCAACGTGAAATATTCACCTTAAATCGTATGGAAGATTATAGTGAAAATATAAGCGATAAAATTCGGAATAGGCTAAAGATTGTCCAAGTATAAACAATGGCCAGATTCAGGCATAGTGATATTTGCGCAACTGCTTGAAATTCGACGCAACAATGACGCCAGTTCTcatttaattctatttaacGAGCAGTATCATTCGGCATTTCTGCTTATTATTTCCCAACATTTACACAACTGACTCTACTCAACCCAGCTGATGTGATAGGAAATTAAAGGCATTTGGCGACGCAGAATTTTCAATTCGGCCTGGGAAAGCCTCAAAACCGTTTCTTATTATAGAAATCCCTATATTCCATTCAATCAAAATCTAGAATTTGGTACATTCAAAAGTAATCAACGTGCTCATACTGAAACGAGCATCGCACTCTTTTACATTCAAACATGTCCTAAATATCCTCGTCCCTAATTCTCCTCTGAGGGGAATAAGGTAGAGCAATACTCTGATAAAAATATCTGTCAGTAAAATTTATCACACATACATAATTAGTGCAGTAAAAATTATCGAGGCACTTGATTACCTT contains the following coding sequences:
- the Pex5 gene encoding peroxisomal targeting signal 1 receptor: MAFRSLTEGDCGQVSPLTKLSSHITQDHTFADNHGQIFPSTSDQLVEQFLQETRAMPQSFRMDDLMREMHEIESQRAVLPPVPASAIKDQLQDDAWAQQYLQDGKTFNETNYTEVWHEISNQGEANPDFNVFKDAWKAVESLEYVNSLGSDTEGRMEQFNNPVDHKFVYSKFMKFMRDEQTDINLNDGKLTQDEAQAWSDEFLQNAETTPLDEIWANSYAKNEGEEIKPSFWDQLQKEIEKGMASDENTSHPWLEDFNYFYNTPYKEYEFSKENPMLELPNPLERGKQLLTEGDLPSAVLCFEAAVTQNSKNIEGWLLLGTTQAENEQDPSAIAALTKCLELDPTNLTALMAAAICYTNESYYNQASHMLVSWLKNNSKYADLVPSDLNLSRQVTSFLDVANQKIVQDLFLKAAQRNPQNLDYEVQSGLGVLCNLTGEYEKGADCFRAALSAKPDDARLWNRLGATLANGSKSGEAVEAYHMALNLSPGFIRARYNVGITCINLRAYREAAEHFLTALNQQARGKDVLNTGATSQMSDTIWSMLQMCLSLMDRSDLRPLIKDRNLSELNKIFNID